A single genomic interval of Oleidesulfovibrio alaskensis DSM 16109 harbors:
- a CDS encoding NYN domain-containing protein: MKTSGSIKEVYSALFVDFDNIYTRLAEQDPQYGYLFATDPQRWMRWLEHHALRMLHGDGVRRRILKRCCYLNPQIFQDFRPHFVRNAFSVTDCPPLTKQGKTSADIHLVIDALDALSHPTYFDEFIILSGDADFTPLLIRLREHARKTLVLSVGFTSPAYAAASAWRIREDMFIGEALRDAEPESYPARVVRPADVDEMVRRGAQVVRNYMQKQPKPVPLAVLAYLVRKELGLDHEWMGLGKFMPFLERMNLTEYTHSQQVPGYLYDPQRHEPPDEDENIAAFRSKYPDLYDFAQKVHRKTDHPVLMPEHFMGLLHCIADELEENAFSLTQTSRNVRDRCVRKGLPVARSHVNWLLVGIARGGYRFGEHSPESVKEMAKSAIRNAYDLLSLADWKLNRNEEYLLMSWLYPKCAAGDMWADEDAEDRDAACAERAEYYDE, translated from the coding sequence ATGAAAACATCTGGTAGTATTAAAGAAGTTTACAGTGCTTTGTTTGTTGACTTTGATAACATTTACACCCGCCTTGCAGAACAGGACCCCCAGTACGGGTATCTTTTTGCCACCGACCCGCAGCGCTGGATGCGCTGGCTGGAGCACCATGCGCTGCGTATGCTGCATGGCGATGGCGTGCGGCGGCGCATACTTAAACGGTGCTGTTATCTTAATCCGCAGATATTTCAAGATTTCAGGCCGCATTTTGTTCGTAATGCCTTCAGCGTCACAGACTGTCCTCCCCTGACGAAACAGGGTAAGACCAGCGCGGACATCCATCTGGTCATAGATGCTCTGGATGCTCTGTCGCACCCCACCTATTTTGATGAGTTCATCATTCTGTCCGGCGATGCCGATTTTACCCCGCTGCTTATACGCTTGCGCGAACATGCGCGCAAAACGCTGGTGCTCTCGGTGGGGTTCACATCGCCGGCGTATGCGGCCGCCAGTGCCTGGCGCATACGCGAAGATATGTTTATCGGCGAAGCCCTGCGCGATGCCGAGCCGGAAAGCTATCCGGCCAGAGTGGTGCGCCCGGCTGATGTGGATGAGATGGTGCGGCGCGGAGCTCAGGTGGTGCGTAACTATATGCAGAAGCAGCCCAAACCCGTACCGTTGGCGGTTCTGGCCTATCTGGTGCGTAAAGAGCTGGGACTGGACCATGAATGGATGGGATTGGGTAAATTCATGCCGTTTCTTGAACGCATGAATCTGACGGAATACACGCATTCACAGCAGGTGCCCGGCTATCTGTACGACCCGCAGCGACACGAACCGCCGGATGAAGACGAAAATATCGCCGCGTTCAGGAGCAAATATCCGGATCTTTATGATTTTGCGCAAAAGGTACATCGCAAGACAGACCACCCCGTACTGATGCCCGAGCATTTCATGGGCCTGCTGCACTGTATTGCCGATGAACTGGAGGAAAATGCCTTCTCGCTGACGCAGACATCGCGCAATGTGCGTGACCGTTGTGTCCGCAAGGGGCTGCCCGTGGCACGCTCACATGTCAACTGGCTGCTGGTGGGCATTGCCCGCGGGGGGTACCGGTTCGGCGAACATTCGCCCGAAAGCGTGAAGGAAATGGCCAAGTCCGCCATCCGCAATGCATACGACCTGCTCAGTCTGGCTGACTGGAAACTGAACCGTAATGAAGAGTACCTGCTTATGTCGTGGCTGTATCCCAAATGCGCAGCCGGAGATATGTGGGCGGATGAAGATGCTGAAGACCGTGACGCGGCGTGTGCGGAACGTGCGGAGTATTATGACGAGTAG
- the uvrA gene encoding excinuclease ABC subunit UvrA, producing MSKPCIHIEGARQHNLKNLTLDIPRDELVVVCGPSGSGKSTLAFDLVYAEGQRRYVESLSAYARQFLPQMDKPDVDKIEGLSPAISLEQQSTSRNPRSTVGTVTEVYDFLRVFYARLGMMYCPKCGKPIAARAADEIIADILSMEQGTKFMVMAPLVEHQKGTHADRLKRLKAQGFVRVRLNGEVMTLDEVPALEKNKKHSIDLVVDRLVLKDGIRGRLADSVELALRFGEGRLIVSIPGGAEQVHSTESVCPTCKLSLPPLSPQLFSFNSPQGACPRCSGIGSIDYFEPNLLAPNKGLSLASGGLLPWKNPKVFERYKPALEALGKELGFAADTPFREYSEKAWNALFHGEKETGWPGVVLLLERGMQLGSQWRDELSRYRQSHPCPACDGARLKPEALAVRVDDLNISQFCSLSITRALEWLRGRDFRQSQAVIAEPLLKELTHRLGFMENVGLDYISLGRNMSTLSGGEAQRIRLASQLGSGLVGVTYVLDEPSIGLHPKDNERLIRTLRSLQKRGNTVLVVEHDEATILEADTVVELGPGSGMLGGEIVFNGSVKSLLSDSDSLTARYLRGEMTIPLPEKRRQGSGSIVLRGVTTNNLQDIDCEIPLGALTCVTGPSGSGKSSLVVDSLYKHIALHQSIKVDSPGQIRGIDGLENIERLVAIDQTPIGRTPRSNPATYTKIFDEIRNIFAMTPDARKRGYKPGRFSFNVRGGRCEACGGDGQIRVEMHFLPDIYVTCDVCGGKRYNHETLEVRYKGMNIADVLGMTVRQAKAFFENYPALERRLAVLEDVGLEYLRLGQPATTLSGGEAQRIKISRELGKRSLPGTLYILDEPTTGLHMHEVGKLIRVLHQLVDRGATVVVIEHNTDVIMAADTVIDLGPGGGEYGGRIVSSGTPEEIMADPASVTGSFLKHEAVAVKAAGR from the coding sequence ATGAGCAAACCCTGCATTCATATAGAAGGTGCCCGTCAGCACAACCTGAAAAACCTGACGCTGGATATTCCCAGAGACGAACTGGTCGTAGTCTGCGGTCCGTCCGGTTCGGGCAAATCCACCCTTGCGTTCGACCTTGTCTATGCCGAAGGGCAGCGGCGTTATGTGGAATCGCTTTCCGCCTATGCGCGTCAGTTTCTGCCCCAGATGGACAAGCCTGATGTGGATAAGATCGAGGGGTTGTCTCCGGCCATATCGCTGGAACAGCAGTCCACTTCGCGTAACCCGCGTTCCACAGTAGGAACAGTGACCGAGGTGTACGACTTTCTGCGTGTTTTTTATGCCCGGCTGGGCATGATGTATTGCCCCAAGTGCGGCAAGCCCATTGCCGCGCGTGCCGCGGACGAGATCATCGCCGATATTCTGTCCATGGAGCAGGGCACCAAGTTCATGGTCATGGCGCCTTTGGTGGAACACCAGAAGGGAACGCATGCAGACAGGCTTAAAAGGCTGAAAGCACAAGGCTTTGTGCGTGTCCGGCTGAACGGCGAAGTTATGACGCTGGACGAGGTGCCGGCTCTTGAAAAAAACAAAAAGCATTCCATTGATCTGGTGGTGGACCGGCTGGTGCTTAAAGACGGCATACGGGGACGCCTTGCGGATTCTGTGGAACTGGCTCTGCGTTTTGGCGAGGGGCGACTTATCGTCAGTATTCCCGGCGGGGCAGAACAGGTGCACAGCACCGAATCTGTGTGCCCCACCTGCAAGCTCAGCCTGCCGCCGCTCAGCCCGCAGCTTTTTTCATTCAACAGCCCGCAAGGGGCGTGTCCGCGGTGTTCCGGTATAGGCAGCATCGATTATTTCGAGCCCAATCTTCTCGCCCCCAACAAGGGCCTGTCGCTTGCGTCCGGCGGCCTGCTGCCGTGGAAAAATCCTAAAGTATTCGAGCGGTACAAACCTGCTCTTGAAGCGCTGGGCAAAGAACTGGGGTTTGCTGCCGACACGCCGTTTCGCGAGTATTCCGAAAAGGCGTGGAATGCCTTGTTTCACGGAGAAAAGGAGACCGGCTGGCCGGGAGTGGTTCTGCTGCTGGAAAGGGGAATGCAGCTGGGCAGCCAGTGGCGTGACGAACTTTCGCGGTACCGGCAGTCGCATCCGTGTCCGGCATGTGACGGCGCGCGGCTGAAACCGGAAGCACTGGCCGTCCGAGTGGACGATCTGAATATTTCGCAGTTCTGCTCATTGTCCATAACCCGTGCGCTTGAATGGCTGCGCGGGCGTGATTTCAGACAATCGCAGGCGGTCATTGCCGAGCCGCTGCTCAAGGAACTGACTCACCGCCTCGGGTTCATGGAGAATGTGGGGCTTGATTATATTTCGCTGGGCCGCAACATGTCCACGCTGTCCGGCGGAGAAGCTCAGCGCATCAGGCTGGCTTCGCAGCTGGGATCCGGTCTTGTGGGGGTTACCTATGTGCTGGACGAACCCTCCATCGGCCTGCACCCCAAGGATAATGAGCGGCTCATCCGTACGCTGCGCAGCCTGCAGAAGAGGGGCAATACCGTACTTGTGGTGGAACACGACGAAGCCACCATTCTGGAAGCCGACACGGTGGTGGAACTGGGCCCCGGTTCGGGAATGCTCGGCGGCGAAATAGTGTTCAACGGCAGTGTGAAGTCGTTGCTGAGCGATTCGGATTCGCTGACGGCCCGCTATCTGCGGGGCGAGATGACCATCCCGCTGCCGGAAAAGCGGCGGCAGGGCAGCGGCAGCATTGTCCTGCGCGGGGTGACCACCAACAATCTGCAGGATATCGATTGTGAAATTCCTCTGGGGGCGCTTACCTGCGTCACCGGTCCTTCCGGATCGGGCAAAAGCTCGCTTGTGGTTGATTCGCTGTACAAGCATATCGCACTGCATCAGTCCATCAAAGTGGACAGCCCCGGGCAGATACGGGGCATAGACGGGCTGGAGAACATCGAACGGCTGGTGGCCATCGACCAGACGCCCATCGGGCGTACTCCACGCTCCAACCCCGCCACCTACACAAAGATATTTGATGAAATCCGCAATATTTTTGCCATGACGCCCGATGCCCGCAAACGCGGTTACAAACCGGGGCGGTTCAGCTTCAACGTGCGCGGCGGGCGGTGCGAAGCCTGCGGCGGCGACGGGCAGATACGTGTGGAGATGCATTTTCTGCCCGATATCTATGTGACCTGCGATGTATGCGGTGGCAAGCGCTATAACCATGAAACGCTTGAAGTCCGTTACAAGGGTATGAACATTGCCGATGTGCTGGGCATGACTGTGCGTCAGGCAAAGGCGTTTTTTGAAAATTACCCTGCGCTTGAAAGACGGCTTGCCGTGCTTGAGGATGTGGGGCTTGAATATCTGCGGCTGGGGCAGCCTGCCACCACGTTGTCCGGCGGCGAGGCCCAGCGGATCAAGATTTCGCGGGAACTGGGCAAACGCAGTCTGCCCGGCACGCTGTATATTCTTGACGAACCGACAACAGGTCTGCACATGCACGAGGTCGGCAAACTTATCCGGGTGCTGCATCAGCTGGTGGACAGAGGTGCCACGGTGGTTGTCATCGAGCATAACACCGATGTCATCATGGCGGCGGACACTGTCATCGATCTGGGGCCGGGCGGGGGTGAATACGGAGGGCGTATTGTTTCCAGCGGTACTCCCGAAGAAATCATGGCCGATCCGGCTTCTGTTACAGGAAGTTTTTTGAAGCACGAGGCCGTGGCGGTCAAGGCGGCAGGGCGCTAG